A window from Musa acuminata AAA Group cultivar baxijiao chromosome BXJ3-10, Cavendish_Baxijiao_AAA, whole genome shotgun sequence encodes these proteins:
- the LOC135650826 gene encoding noroxomaritidine/norcraugsodine reductase-like, which yields MAGVQNGNCSSFADRWSLVGATALVTGGTKGIGFCIVEELAGFGAAVHTCSRNEAELNKCLQEWKKKNFKVTGTVCDVSSPADRERLIEEVKTVFDGKLNILVNNAGTGYPKPVTQCTPGDYKFMTTTNVESAFAMCQLAHPLLKASGRGSIVFNSSISGIMALEFLSIYGITKGALNQLARSLACEWAKDNIRVNSVAPGAVDTPLMKPAFENKEFVTRESHNVPLGRLGVPEDVAPVVAFLCLPAASYITGQVVVIDGGRTVNGYY from the exons ATGGCGGGTGTGCAGAACGGCAATTGCAGCAGCTTCGCCGACAGATGGTCTCTGGTTGGAGCCACGGCTTTGGTCACCGGAGGCACAAAAGGAATCGG gTTCTGCATAGTCGAGGAATTGGCTGGATTTGGGGCAGCCGTGCACACCTGCTCCAGGAACGAAGCGGAGCTGAACAAGTGCTTGCaggaatggaagaagaagaattttAAGGTCACGGGCACCGTCTGCGACGTCTCCTCTCCGGCCGACAGAGAGAGGTTGATCGAGGAGGTGAAGACCGTCTTCGATGGCAAGCTGAACATCCTC GTTAATAATGCGGGAACGGGGTATCCGAAGCCGGTCACGCAGTGCACGCCCGGAGACTACAAGTTCATGACCACCACCAACGTGGAGTCAGCCTTCGCTATGTGCCAATTGGCTCACCCGCTCCTCAAGGCGTCGGGAAGAGGCAGCATCGTGTTCAATTCCTCCATCTCCGGCATCATGGCTTTGGAGTTTCTATCCATCTATGGGATCACCAAAG GAGCACTGAACCAGCTCGCCAGGAGCCTCGCGTGTGAGTGGGCCAAGGACAACATCCGCGTCAACAGCGTCGCCCCCGGTGCCGTCGACACCCCGCTCATGAAGCCC GCGTTCGAGAACAAGGAGTTCGTGACAAGGGAGTCGCACAACGTGCCGCTCGGTCGCCTTGGCGTGCCGGAGGACGTGGCACCGGTGGTGGCCTTCCTCTGCCTCCCCGCCGCTTCCTACATCACCGGCCAAGTCGTCGTCATCGATGGAGGTCGCACTGTGAATGGTTACTACTAG
- the LOC103999636 gene encoding tropinone reductase homolog At5g06060, with protein MADGENAAGRWSLLGATALVTGGTKGIGHGIVEELARLGAAVHTCSRNEADLNKCLQKWEAEGFKVTGSICDVSSPDEREKLMEKVRSTFDGRLNILVCNAGTGILKPATLQTPEDYRYVMSINLDSAFHLSQLAYPHLKASGRASIVFISSVVGFMAVDYLSVYGASKGALNQLTRSLACEWAGDNIRTNCVAPGTIRTPLTEQGLQNDDFVTKETHRIPLGRVGEPEEVAALVGFLCLPASRYINGQVICADGGRTVNGNI; from the exons ATGGCGGACGGGGAGAACGCAGCGGGTAGATGGTCTCTTCTCGGAGCAACAGCCTTGGTCACCGGCGGCACCAAAGGAATCGG GCATGGGATAGTGGAAGAATTAGCGAGGCTCGGAGCAGCCGTCCATACCTGCTCTCGGAATGAAGCCGACCTCAACAAATGCTTGCAGAAATGGGAGGCGGAGGGGTTCAAGGTCACGGGATCCATCTGCGATGTCTCATCTCCAGATGAGAGAGAGAAGCTCATGGAGAAAGTTAGGTCCACCTTCGACGGAAGGCTCAATATATTG GTCTGCAACGCTGGAACAGGCATCCTGAAGCCGGCTACTCTTCAGACCCCGGAGGACTACAGATACGTGATGAGCATCAACTTGGATTCTGCTTTCCATCTGAGCCAGCTCGCCTACCCTCATCTCAAGGCTTCAGGAAGAGCCAGCATCGTGTTCATCTCTTCTGTCGTAGGCTTCATGGCCGTGGACTATTTGTCCGTCTACGGAGCCTCCAAAG GAGCACTGAACCAGCTCACCAGGAGCCTTGCCTGTGAGTGGGCAGGGGACAACATCCGAACAAACTGTGTTGCGCCTGGAACCATCAGAACCCCACTCACCGAACAA GGACTTCAGAACGATGATTTCGTGACGAAGGAGACGCATCGGATCCCGCTCGGGCGTGTGGGAGAGCCAGAGGAGGTAGCTGCTCTGGTGGGCTTCCTGTGCCTCCCTGCTTCCCGCTACATTAATGGCCAAGTTATTTGTGCTGACGGCGGCCGAACTGTGAACGGCAACATATGA
- the LOC135650824 gene encoding uracil phosphoribosyltransferase-like, with protein sequence MHLLFRFDRFVVRSLATISLSVSRLNSCYGGPIVCRSMAGIATTPLRFPAVTPRISATLSRRRIATTPRFFSHPSATTTPPPLKMSTRWLPLGCSAARPDTATEEKPVSDERMLVFAPPHPLIKHWISVLRNEQTPCAIFKSAMAELGRLLIYEASRDWLPTISGEIQSPMGVATVEFIDPREPVMIVPILRAGLALAEHAPSVLPASVTYHLGMHRDETTLEPSVYLNNLPDKFPEGSRILIVDPMLATGGTIVAAIDLLKDRGVDNKQIKIISAVVAPPALQKLSKKFPGLHVYAGMIDSVVNEKGFIIPGLGDAGDRSFGT encoded by the exons ATGCATCTCCTTTTCCGTTTCGATCGGTTTGTCGTGCGCTCGCTTGCCACTATCTCCCTATCTGTCTCTCGACTCAATAGCTGCTACGGTGGACCAATCGTTTGTCGATCCATGGCCGGAATCGCAACCACTCCGCTACGGTTCCCGGCCGTTACCCCGCGTATCTCGGCGACACTCTCACGCCGGCGTATCGCAACGACTCCGCGCTTCTTCTCCCATCCTTCCGCTACTACGACACCCCCTCCGCTCAAG ATGTCGACCCGTTGGCTCCCGTTGGGCTGCTCCGCCGCGAGACCCGACACGGCGACGGAGGAGAAGCCCGTCTCCGATGAAAGGATGCTG GTCTTTGCTCCGCCGCACCCGTTGATCAAGCACTGGATCTCTGTCCTCAGGAACGAGCAGACGCCTTGCGCCATCTTCA AGAGCGCCATGGCAGAACTTGGGAGATTGCTCATATATGAAGCATCCAGAGACTGGTTG CCTACTATCAGCGGGGAGATACAGTCACCAATGGGTGTTGCTACTGTTGAGTTTATCGATCCACGTGAACCTGTGATG ATTGTACCTATCTTGAGAGCTGGTCTTGCTCTAGCAGAGCATGCCCCCTCAGTTTTGCCAGCATCAGTAACGTACCACCTTG GCATGCACAGGGATGAGACCACTCTAGAACCATCAGTATATCTCAACAA CTTACCGGATAAGTTCCCGGAGGGGTCACGAATACTTATAGTGGATCCTATGCTCGCAACAG GTGGTACAATAGTTGCAGCCATTGACTTGTTGAAAGATCGTGGAGTTGACAACAAGCAAATAAAAATC ATATCTGCTGTTGTTGCACCTCCAGCACTGCAGAAACTTAGCAAGAAATTTCCGGG GCTTCATGTATATGCTGGAATGATAGATTCAGTTGTAAATGAGAAAGG GTTCATTATCCCTGGATTGGGAGATGCCGGTGACCGCAGCTTTGGTACCTGA
- the LOC135650400 gene encoding putative cyclin-D7-1, which yields MSENLFFPLMESSGPCLLCDEEPFLLSPTPSPRRSSSPPPNADEDRDNSLRDLLEREHQYAPRRGYLAYLRQSSNLSAARTRAVRYIAQVCSRLNLATGTAFSAVNYLDRFISMNCVMRWEEWMVDLLSVACLSIASKMDEVSIPSWYDLQMEDLSHSFAASTIQEMELMVLERLDWRLACITPLSYVEVLTWGSEHTRTPCIARTIELLLCALSEGEFLRFDPSSVAVSALKTIAGSEAGFFFSMLPFLIPLQHTGEVNGCQKMMDELSIRTHSVVYLRTAQCVPHGAEADPN from the exons ATGTCAGAGAACCTCTTCTTTCCCTTGATGGAGAGCAGCGGTCCGTGCCTCTTGTGCGACGAGGAGCCCTTCCTTCTTAGTCCCACACCATCACCGAGACGTTCTTCTTCACCTCCACCCAACGCCGACGAAGACCGAGATAACAGCCTGCGTGATCTCCTGGAGAGGGAGCATCAGTATGCGCCCCGACGTGGCTACTTAGCTTACCTGCGGCAGTCTTCCAATCTCTCCGCTGCAAGAACCAGAGCAGTACGATACATCGCACAG GTTTGCAGCCGGTTAAACCTGGCTACCGGCACCGCCTTCAGCGCTGTGAACTACCTCGATCGATTCATCTCCATGAACTGTGTCATG AGGTGGGAAGAGTGGATGGTGGACCTGTTATCGGTCGCCTGCCTCTCCATTGCTTCCAAGATGGACGAGGTCTCCATTCCGTCGTGGTATGATCTCCAG ATGGAGGACCTGAGCCATTCGTTTGCGGCGAGCACGATCCAAGAGATGGAATTGATGGTCCTCGAGAGGCTGGACTGGCGGCTCGCATGCATCACGCCCTTGTCGTACGTGGAAGTCCTGACGTGGGGTTCGGAGCACACACGCACTCCGTGCATTGCTCGCACGATCGAGCTCCTCCTCTGCGCTTTATCAG AGGGCGAATTCCTCCGTTTTGATCCGTCGAGCGTGGCAGTGTCGGCTCTCAAAACCATCGCAGGAAGCGAAGCCGGCTTCTTCTTCTCTATGCTCCCCTTCTTGATTCCTCTGCAACACACG GGGGAGGTTAATGGATGCCAGAAGATGATGGATGAGCTCTCCATACGCACGCATTCTGTGGTTTACTTGAGAACGGCTCAGTGCGTTCCTCATGGAGCAGAAGCAGACCCAAATTGA
- the LOC135651014 gene encoding ribulose bisphosphate carboxylase/oxygenase activase 2, chloroplastic-like: MAAAVSTVGAVNRVPLSPHGSSSGASVPSSAFFGSALKKANSGLRHGRVSTASFKVLAADLDESKQTSSDRWAGLASDVSDDQQDITRGKGLVDTLFQAPMGDGTHIPVMSSYEYISQGLRQYNFDNTMDGYYIAPAFMDKLVVHIAKNFMNLPNIKVPLILGIWGGKGQGKSFQCELVFAKMGINPIVMSAGELESGNAGEPAKLIRQRYREAADIIKKGKMCCLFINDLDAGAGRLGGTTQYTVNNQMVNATLMNIADNPTNVQLPGMYNKQENARVPIIVTGNDFSTLYAPLIRDGRMEKFYWAPTREDRIGVCLGIFRTDNVPMEDIVKLVDAFPGQSIDFFGALRARVYDDEVRKWVAEIGVEKVGKKLVNSLEGPPTFEQPKMTLDKLMEYGNMLVREQENVKRVQLADKYLSEAALGDANADAIKTGSFYG, encoded by the exons ATGGCCGCCGCCGTCTCCACCGTTGGGGCTGTCAACCGAGTGCCG TTAAGCCCGCATGGGTCAAGCTCAGGTGCTTCTGTCCCCAGCTCGGCTTTCTTCGGGAGTGCTCTGAAGAAAGCCAACTCCGGCCTGAGACATGGACGGGTCTCGACTGCTAGCTTCAAGGTCTTGGCTGCCGATCTCGACGAGTCGAAGCAGACGAGCAGCGACAGATGGGCAGGCCTCGCGTCCGATGTATCCGATGACCAGCAGGATATCACAAGAGGGAAGGGGCTGGTCGACACTCTCTTCCAAGCTCCCATGGGCGACGGAACCCACATCCCCGTTATGAGCTCTTACGAGTACATCAGCCAGGGTCTCCGCCA GTACAACTTCGACAACACCATGGACGGATACTACATCGCACCAGCTTTCATGGACAAGCTTGTCGTGCACATCGCCAAGAACTTCATGAACTTGCCTAACATCAAG GTTCCGCTCATTTTGGGTATATGGGGTGGCAAAGGTCAGGGGAAATCGTTCCAGTGCGAGCTCGTCTTTGCCAAGATGGGGATCAA TCCTATCGTGATGAGTGCCGGAGAACTGGAGAGTGGGAACGCGGGAGAGCCGGCAAAGTTGATCAGGCAACGGTACCGAGAGGCGGCAGACATCATCAAGAAGGGGAAGATGTGCTGCCTCTTTATCAACGATCTCGACGCAGGTGCCGGGAGGCTGGGCGGCACCACCCAGTACACCGTCAACAACCAGATGGTGAACGCCACCCTGATGAACATCGCCGACAACCCGACCAACGTGCAGCTCCCGGGGATGTACAACAAGCAGGAGAACGCCCGCGTCCCGATCATAGTCACCGGCAATGACTTCTCCACGCTGTATGCTCCTCTCATTCGCGACGGTCGCATGGAGAAGTTCTACTGGGCACCGACCAGGGAGGACCGGATCGGTGTCTGCTTAGGTATCTTCAGGACTGACAACGTCCCCATGGAGGACATCGTCAAGCTCGTTGATGCCTTCCCAGGCCAGTCGATCG ATTTCTTCGGTGCCCTCAGAGCCAGGGTCTACGATGACGAGGTGAGGAAATGGGTGGCGGAGATTGGAGTCGAGAAGGTGGGTAAGAAGCTCGTCAATTCGCTCGAAGGGCCGCCGACGTTTGAGCAACCCAAGATGACGCTCGACAAGCTGATGGAGTATGGGAACATGCTGGTGAGGGAGCAGGAGAACGTGAAGAGGGTGCAGTTGGCGGACAAGTACTTGAGCGAGGCTGCACTCGGCGACGCCAATGCGGATGCCATCAAAACTGGATCCTTCTATGGTTAA
- the LOC135581900 gene encoding L-type lectin-domain containing receptor kinase S.4-like: MPNSPIFFTLLLSLFLSASAQQDEFVYIGFSGDADGGGSNMSLNDVAEIENSGILRLTNETSRLIGHAFYPAALRFRNATTGVAFSFSTTFAFAIVPEYPKLGGHGLAFTIAPTKELPGALPSQYLGLMNASDVGNATNHVFAVEFDTVQDFEFDDVNDNHVGVDVNSLVSYPTASAAYYGNDGVKKDLNLKGGYTIQAWVDYDGAEKVLNVTLSPFSTKPSSPLLSFQVDLSPVLLDDMFVGFSASTGLLASTHYLFGWSFKMKGACRSLELSSLPSLPQPKKKNVTLTVAISVTTFVLLIAAAAATAYLFYWIKNADVIEAWELNCGPHRFSYEELKRATEEFRDQQLLGFGGFGKVYKGTLPGSRVEVAVKRVSHESRQGIREFLAEIASVGRLRHRNLVQLRGWCRRRGDLFLVYDYMPNGSLDKFLFRDDSLGQRPRPVLSWPQRFRILRGVASALLYLHEEWENVVIHRDVKASNVLLDAEFNPRLGDFGLAKLHDHGANPSTTRAVGTLGYLAPELTRTGKATTSSDVYAFGALVLEVVCGRRPVEPKALPEELVLVDWVWERWTSGRWADVVDHRLGDDYDREEAVVAIKVGLWCSHPSAAARPGTREVVRYLDRGDAAEVPPLAGPPEEYDAGESNGGFDDFVHSYLASSEKISKGSAALGQEASRTCV, translated from the coding sequence atgCCTAATAGTCCAATCTTTTTCactcttctcctctctcttttcctcTCGGCTTCCGCCCAGCAAGATGAATTTGTCTACATAGGCTTCTCCGGCGATGCAGATGGCGGCGGAAGCAACATGAGCTTGAACGACGTGGCGGAGATCGAGAACAGCGGGATCCTGCGGCTGACGAACGAGACGAGCCGGCTGATCGGCCACGCCTTCTACCCTGCGGCCCTCCGGTTCCGGAACGCCACCACTGGCGTAGCCTTTTCCTTCTCCACCACCTTCGCGTTCGCCATCGTGCCCGAGTACCCCAAGCTCGGTGGCCATGGCCTCGCCTTCACCATTGCGCCGACCAAAGAGCTCCCGGGGGCCCTGCCCAGCCAGTATCTCGGCCTCATGAATGCCTCCGACGTCGGAAACGCCACCAACCACGTATTCGCCGTGGAGTTCGACACCGTCCAGGACTTCGAGTTCGACGACGTCAACGATAACCACGTCGGCGTCGACGTTAACAGCTTGGTCTCTTACCCGACAGCTTCTGCCGCTTATTATGGCAACGATGGCGTCAAGAAGGACCTCAATCTCAAGGGTGGTTACACAATCCAGGCTTGGGTAGACTACGACGGAGCCGAGAAGGTCCTCAACGTCACCCTTTCCCCTTTCTCCACGAAGCCGAGTTCTCCGCTGCTATCGTTTCAGGTGGATTTGTCCCCAGTCCTCCTCGACGACATGTTCGTGGGCTTCTCGGCGTCAACTGGACTGCTCGCGAGCACCCATTACCTCTTCGGATGGAGTTTTAAGATGAAGGGCGCCTGTCGATCCCTCGAACTCTCCTCCCTGCCGTCGCTGCCTCAACCGAAGAAGAAAAATGTCACCTTGACTGTCGCTATCTCTGTCACGACCTTTGTTCTACTgatcgctgccgccgccgccacagcCTACCTCTTCTACTGGATCAAGAATGCCGATGTGATCGAGGCGTGGGAGCTCAACTGCGGCCCGCATCGCTTCTCCTACGAGGAGCTGAAGCGAGCCACCGAGGAGTTTCGAGACCAACAGCTCCTGGGCTTCGGCGGGTTCGGAAAGGTCTACAAGGGGACCCTTCCGGGCTCGCGGGTGGAGGTGGCGGTGAAGCGAGTGTCCCACGAGTCAAGGCAGGGGATCCGCgagttcttggcggagatagccaGCGTGGGGCGGCTCCGCCACCGGAACCTGGTCCAGCTCCGGGGCTGGTGCCGCCGCCGCGGAGACCTGTTCTTGGTGTACGATTACATGCCCAACGGCAGCCTCGACAAGTTCCTGTTTCGCGACGACTCTCTCGGCCAGCGGCCAAGGCCGGTCCTTTCGTGGCCACAGCGCTTCAGGATCCTCCGCGGCGTCGCCTCCGCGCTCCTCTACCTTCACGAGGAGTGGGAGAACGTCGTGATCCACCGAGACGTCAAGGCCAGCAACGTCCTCCTCGACGCCGAGTTCAACCCCCGCCTTGGCGACTTCGGGCTGGCCAAGCTCCACGACCACGGCGCTAACCCCAGCACCACCCGCGCGGTGGGCACCCTGGGCTACCTCGCGCCCGAGCTCACCCGCACCGGCAAAGCCACCACCAGCTCCGACGTGTACGCATTCGGCGCCCTGGTGCTTGAGGTGGTGTGCGGGCGGCGGCCTGTCGAGCCGAAGGCGTTGCCGGAGGAGCTGGTGCTGGTGGACTGGGTATGGGAGCGGTGGACTTCGGGGCGGTGGGCGGACGTGGTGGACCACCGGCTGGGCGACGACTACGACCGCGAAGAGGCGGTGGTGGCTATAAAGGTGGGGCTTTGGTGCTCCCACCCCTCAGCAGCGGCCAGGCCAGGCACGAGGGAGGTGGTGCGTTACCTCGATCGTGGAGACGCCGCGGAGGTGCCGCCATTGGCCGGACCCCCGGAGGAATACGACGCCGGCGAGAGCAACGGCGGGTTCGACGACTTCGTGCATTCCTACCTTGCCTCCTCCGAGAAGATCTCCAAGGGTTCGGCTGCTCTTGGACAAGAAGCTTCCCGTACCTGTGTTTAG